A DNA window from Impatiens glandulifera chromosome 7, dImpGla2.1, whole genome shotgun sequence contains the following coding sequences:
- the LOC124945570 gene encoding insulin receptor substrate 4-like gives MDNPGHGAGQMDNPGHGAGQMDNPGHGAGQMDNPGHGAGQARFIIDFYEDLIQQQAPPQPPLPPPQPPLPPPLPPLLPPPQPPYIEYVSNMVLVAVSIHAFYYAWIIVHKK, from the exons ATGGATAATCCTGGACATGGAGCTGGTCAG ATGGATAATCCTGGACATGGAGCTGGTCAG ATGGATAATCCTGGACATGGAGCTGGTCAG ATGGATAATCCTGGACATGGAGCTGGTCAGGCTAGGTTCATAATTGATTTTTACGAAGATTTGATTCAGCAACAGGCGCCCCCCCAGCCACCCCTACCACCGCCCCAACCACCCCTGCCACCGCCCCTACCACCCCTCCTGCCACCCCCCCAGCCACCCTATATTGAATATGTGTCCAATATGGTACTTGTTGCTGTGTCTATCCATGCATTTTATTATGCATGGATCATTGTTCATAAGAAATAA